A window of the Tessaracoccus sp. MC1865 genome harbors these coding sequences:
- a CDS encoding PaaI family thioesterase yields MNSIPAWLADQFSPLDDKLGLTITELTPERVVGWIPVEGNEQPFGLLHGGASGVVVETLASMGAMAHGWPDRVGVGVDLNVTHLRAATRGRVTGTATALHLGRNMVTYSVDIIDEQGRLTATGRLTCHMINRR; encoded by the coding sequence ATGAACTCCATCCCTGCCTGGCTCGCTGACCAGTTCTCCCCGCTCGACGACAAACTGGGCCTGACCATCACCGAACTGACGCCGGAACGCGTCGTGGGATGGATCCCGGTGGAGGGCAACGAACAGCCGTTCGGGCTCCTCCACGGCGGCGCCAGCGGGGTCGTGGTCGAGACCCTCGCGTCGATGGGGGCCATGGCACACGGCTGGCCGGACCGGGTGGGCGTGGGCGTCGATCTCAACGTCACCCACCTGAGGGCGGCGACCAGGGGCCGGGTGACCGGTACCGCCACCGCCCTGCACCTCGGCCGCAACATGGTGACCTACTCCGTCGACATCATCGACGAACAGGGCAGGCTCACCGCTACCGGGCGGTTGACCTGCCACATGATCAACCGCCGCTGA
- the pyk gene encoding pyruvate kinase: MRRAKIVCTLGPSAESVERLVELLNAGMNVARLNMSHGDYNEHGNRIKNVREAAELTGKTVGVFADLQGPKIRLGRFENDEKQYLEVGDRFTITIDDILGNKERCSTTYKGLTGDVNVGDPILIDDGKVGLRAIEVTERDVVCEVTVPGPVSNNKGINLPGVAVSVPALSEKDENDLRWALHQDVDMIALSFVRSADDIKRVHEIMDEEGRHLPVIAKLEKPQAIANLQDIIDAFDAFMVARGDLGVELPLEEVPLVQKKIIRAARKWAKPVIVATQMLESMISNPRPTRAETSDVANAILDGADAVMLSGETSVGDFPVETVATMARIVEKTEREGHAEIHIIDWDPHTTGGILAKAAAEVAERIGARYLVAFTKSGDTGRRISRLRSPIPMLVFSPEKATRQTMTLSWGVDTQVTPEFNSQEEVVEAVDRHLRDRGMIEVGERIVIVSGSPMGIPGKTNNLRVHKIKELGESH, from the coding sequence GTGCGTAGAGCAAAGATCGTATGTACCCTCGGCCCGTCTGCTGAATCCGTCGAGCGCCTTGTGGAGCTCCTTAATGCCGGCATGAACGTCGCCCGTCTCAATATGAGCCATGGCGACTACAACGAGCACGGCAACCGAATCAAGAACGTCCGGGAAGCAGCTGAGCTGACCGGCAAGACCGTTGGCGTTTTCGCCGACCTGCAGGGCCCCAAGATCCGTCTGGGGCGCTTCGAGAACGACGAGAAGCAGTACCTCGAGGTGGGTGACCGGTTCACCATCACCATCGACGACATTCTCGGCAACAAGGAGCGCTGCTCCACGACCTACAAGGGCCTGACCGGCGACGTCAACGTGGGGGACCCCATCCTCATCGACGACGGCAAGGTCGGCCTCCGCGCCATCGAGGTCACCGAGCGTGACGTCGTGTGCGAGGTGACCGTCCCCGGTCCCGTGTCGAACAACAAGGGCATCAACCTGCCCGGTGTCGCCGTGTCCGTCCCCGCGCTGTCCGAGAAGGACGAGAACGACCTGCGCTGGGCGCTGCACCAGGACGTCGACATGATCGCCCTGTCCTTCGTGCGCTCGGCCGACGACATCAAGCGCGTCCACGAGATCATGGACGAGGAGGGTCGCCACCTGCCCGTCATCGCCAAGCTTGAGAAGCCCCAGGCGATCGCCAACCTGCAGGACATCATCGACGCGTTCGACGCGTTCATGGTCGCCCGCGGTGACCTGGGCGTCGAACTGCCGCTCGAAGAGGTCCCGCTGGTCCAGAAGAAGATCATCCGCGCGGCCCGCAAGTGGGCCAAGCCGGTGATCGTCGCCACGCAGATGCTCGAGTCGATGATCTCGAACCCGCGCCCCACGCGCGCCGAGACCTCCGACGTCGCCAACGCCATCCTCGATGGCGCCGACGCGGTCATGCTCTCGGGCGAGACCTCCGTCGGTGACTTCCCTGTCGAGACCGTGGCCACCATGGCCCGCATCGTCGAGAAGACCGAGCGCGAAGGCCACGCCGAGATCCACATCATCGACTGGGACCCGCACACCACGGGTGGCATCCTGGCGAAGGCCGCCGCCGAGGTCGCCGAGCGTATCGGCGCCCGCTACCTGGTCGCCTTCACCAAGTCCGGTGACACCGGCCGGCGCATCTCGCGTCTGCGTTCCCCCATCCCGATGCTGGTGTTCTCCCCGGAGAAGGCCACCCGCCAGACCATGACCCTGTCGTGGGGCGTCGACACCCAGGTGACCCCTGAGTTCAACTCCCAGGAAGAGGTCGTGGAGGCCGTTGACCGTCACCTGCGTGACCGCGGCATGATCGAGGTCGGCGAGCGCATCGTCATCGTCTCGGGTTCGCCCATGGGCATCCCCGGCAAGACCAACAACCTGCGCGTCCACAAGATCAAGGAACTCGGCGAGTCCCACTGA
- the gcvP gene encoding aminomethyl-transferring glycine dehydrogenase, translated as MTTWDRPDVQPDDFATLRHIGPSRIEMASMLQAVGVGSLDELIEQTVPRGLHQAQPLRWEPLTEHQVTQKLREVAAKNTVLTSLIGQGYYGTVTPPVIQRNVFENPAWYTAYTPYQPEISQGRLEALLNFQTMVADLTGLPLANASLLDEPTAAAEAMAMAKRTAKATSHRFFAADDLHPQTLAVLATRAEPLGIDLVVGPVGDFLADDFFGAIFAHPGTYGHVRDLTDQCRAVKDSGGIAVIATDLLALCLIKDPGSMGADIAIGSSQRFGVPMGFGGPHAAFMSCRDELKRALPGRLVGVSKDARGNRAYRLALQTREQHIRREKATSNVCTAQALLAVMASFYAVFHGPKGLRSIAQRTHLTAATLAAALRDGGAAVEPEVFFDTITVDVGVGQAGIIAAAEHRGINLRRIGRHRVGISVDETTDLDIVARVLDAFGIDERPGLTVVPALPDDLLRTTDYLTHPVFHLNRAESEMMRYMRRLSDRDLALDRAMIPLGSCTMKLNAAVEMRPLSWPGFAELHPYAPAHQTQGYAELIADLEAKLCEITGYDAFSMQPNSGAQGEYAGLLTIAAYHRANGDDRDVCLIPTSAHGTNPASAQMAGMKVTAVKATADGEIDLDDFRAKAAEAGGRLAAVMITYPSTHGVFEETVRQVCDITHEHGGQVYIDGANLNAMVGLVRPGEIGGDVSHLNLHKTFAIPHGGGGPGMGPIGVQRHLAPFLPSDPQAGAPGAVSGANHGSASILLVSWAYVLLMGGAGLTQATKVAILSANYLASRLAEAYPILYTGARGRVAHECIVDPRGWSKSGVTVDDIAKRLIDHGFHAPTMSFPVAGTLMIEPTESEPLAELDRFVAAMLDIAREARQVIDGEVSAAESPLRHAPHTVEDLVADWERSYSREQGCFPAGAFRVDKYWPAVGRIDNAYGDRNLVCSCPPWGEE; from the coding sequence ATGACCACGTGGGACCGCCCGGACGTGCAGCCGGACGACTTCGCGACGCTGCGCCACATCGGCCCCAGCCGCATCGAGATGGCCTCGATGCTGCAGGCCGTGGGCGTCGGCTCTCTCGACGAGCTCATCGAGCAGACCGTCCCCCGTGGTCTCCACCAGGCGCAGCCGCTGCGCTGGGAGCCGCTCACGGAACACCAGGTCACGCAGAAGCTCCGCGAAGTGGCCGCCAAGAACACCGTGCTGACCTCGCTCATCGGCCAGGGCTACTACGGCACGGTCACCCCACCGGTCATCCAGCGCAACGTGTTCGAGAACCCCGCCTGGTACACGGCCTACACGCCGTACCAGCCGGAGATCTCGCAGGGCCGGCTGGAGGCGCTGCTGAACTTCCAGACGATGGTGGCGGACCTCACCGGGCTCCCCCTCGCCAACGCCAGCCTCCTCGACGAGCCCACCGCCGCCGCGGAGGCGATGGCCATGGCGAAACGCACCGCCAAAGCCACCTCGCACCGGTTCTTCGCCGCCGACGACCTCCACCCCCAGACGCTCGCAGTGCTGGCCACGCGCGCCGAGCCGCTCGGCATCGACCTCGTGGTCGGCCCCGTGGGCGACTTCCTCGCAGACGACTTCTTCGGCGCCATCTTCGCCCACCCCGGCACCTACGGGCACGTCCGCGACCTCACGGACCAGTGTCGCGCCGTCAAGGACAGCGGCGGCATCGCGGTCATCGCCACGGACCTGCTCGCCCTGTGCCTGATCAAGGACCCCGGCTCGATGGGCGCCGACATCGCCATCGGCTCCTCGCAGCGCTTCGGCGTGCCCATGGGCTTCGGCGGGCCGCACGCGGCGTTCATGTCGTGTCGCGACGAGCTCAAGCGCGCGCTGCCCGGCCGTCTGGTCGGGGTCTCCAAGGACGCCCGGGGCAACCGCGCCTACCGGCTCGCGCTCCAGACCCGCGAGCAACACATCCGCCGCGAGAAGGCCACGTCCAACGTCTGCACCGCCCAGGCCCTGTTGGCGGTGATGGCCTCGTTCTACGCCGTCTTTCACGGGCCCAAGGGCCTGCGCTCCATCGCCCAGCGCACCCACCTCACTGCCGCCACGCTTGCCGCCGCCCTCCGCGACGGCGGCGCCGCCGTCGAACCCGAGGTCTTCTTCGACACCATCACCGTCGACGTCGGCGTGGGCCAGGCGGGGATCATCGCCGCCGCCGAGCACCGCGGGATCAACCTGCGCCGCATCGGCCGGCACCGCGTCGGCATCTCCGTCGACGAGACCACGGACCTGGACATCGTCGCCCGCGTGCTCGACGCGTTCGGGATCGACGAGCGCCCCGGGCTGACCGTCGTCCCCGCGCTGCCGGACGACCTGCTCCGCACCACCGACTACCTCACCCACCCGGTGTTCCACCTCAACCGGGCCGAGTCGGAGATGATGCGCTACATGCGCCGCCTGTCGGACCGCGACCTGGCGCTCGACCGCGCCATGATCCCGCTGGGCTCGTGCACCATGAAGCTCAACGCGGCCGTCGAGATGCGGCCCCTGAGCTGGCCCGGGTTCGCCGAACTGCACCCCTACGCACCGGCCCACCAGACGCAGGGCTACGCCGAACTGATCGCCGACCTCGAGGCCAAGCTCTGCGAGATCACGGGCTACGACGCGTTCTCCATGCAGCCCAACTCCGGCGCGCAGGGCGAGTATGCGGGCCTGCTCACCATCGCGGCCTACCACAGGGCCAACGGCGACGACCGGGACGTGTGCCTGATCCCCACCTCCGCCCATGGCACCAACCCGGCCTCCGCCCAGATGGCCGGCATGAAGGTGACGGCGGTGAAGGCGACGGCCGACGGTGAGATCGACCTCGACGACTTCCGCGCCAAGGCCGCCGAGGCGGGCGGCAGGCTCGCGGCGGTGATGATCACCTACCCGTCCACGCACGGCGTCTTCGAGGAGACGGTGCGCCAGGTCTGCGACATCACCCACGAGCACGGCGGCCAGGTCTACATCGACGGCGCCAACCTCAACGCCATGGTGGGTCTGGTCAGGCCGGGCGAGATCGGCGGCGATGTCAGCCACCTCAATCTGCACAAGACCTTCGCCATCCCGCACGGCGGCGGCGGGCCCGGCATGGGGCCGATCGGCGTGCAGCGCCACCTGGCCCCGTTCCTCCCGTCCGACCCGCAGGCGGGCGCCCCCGGTGCCGTCTCCGGCGCCAACCACGGGTCCGCGTCGATCCTGCTGGTTTCGTGGGCCTACGTGCTGCTCATGGGCGGCGCCGGTCTCACCCAGGCCACCAAGGTGGCCATCCTCTCGGCCAACTACCTCGCGAGCAGGCTCGCCGAGGCGTACCCCATCCTGTACACCGGCGCCCGCGGCCGCGTGGCCCATGAGTGCATCGTGGATCCGCGCGGCTGGTCGAAGTCCGGCGTGACCGTCGACGACATCGCCAAGCGGCTCATCGACCACGGCTTCCACGCGCCCACCATGAGCTTCCCGGTGGCCGGCACGTTGATGATCGAGCCGACGGAGTCGGAGCCCCTTGCGGAGCTGGATCGCTTCGTCGCCGCCATGCTGGACATCGCCCGCGAGGCCCGGCAGGTGATCGACGGGGAGGTCAGCGCCGCCGAGTCGCCGCTCCGGCACGCCCCACACACCGTCGAGGACCTCGTGGCCGACTGGGAGCGCTCCTACTCGCGTGAGCAGGGCTGCTTCCCGGCGGGCGCGTTCCGCGTCGACAAGTACTGGCCAGCGGTGGGACGCATCGACAACGCCTACGGCGACCGCAATCTCGTCTGCAGCTGCCCGCCCTGGGGCGAGGAGTAG
- a CDS encoding ANTAR domain-containing response regulator — MTKKKPTVIVAEDEALIRLDLVELLTEEGYDVVGEAGDGEEAVKLARELVPDLVIMDVKMPKMDGITAAEIIAEERIAPIVMLTAFSQRDLVERARDAGAMAYVVKPFGASDVVPAIEIAMGRFQEIAAIEDELASLEDRLESRKIIDQAKGILQQDLGLTEPEAFRWIQKTAMDMRKSMRDVAEGVISHKKK; from the coding sequence ATGACGAAGAAGAAGCCCACTGTGATTGTCGCCGAGGACGAGGCGCTGATCCGCCTCGACCTGGTCGAGCTCCTCACCGAGGAGGGATACGACGTGGTCGGCGAAGCCGGCGACGGTGAAGAAGCCGTCAAGCTCGCCCGCGAGCTCGTACCCGACCTCGTGATCATGGACGTGAAGATGCCCAAGATGGACGGCATCACGGCCGCAGAGATCATCGCGGAGGAGCGGATCGCGCCCATCGTCATGCTCACCGCGTTCAGCCAGCGCGACCTCGTGGAGCGCGCGCGTGACGCCGGCGCCATGGCCTATGTCGTGAAACCGTTCGGCGCCTCCGACGTGGTTCCGGCCATAGAGATCGCCATGGGTCGCTTCCAGGAGATCGCCGCCATCGAGGATGAGCTCGCCAGCCTCGAGGACCGCCTCGAGTCGCGCAAGATCATCGACCAGGCCAAGGGCATCCTGCAGCAGGACCTGGGCCTCACGGAGCCGGAGGCGTTCCGCTGGATCCAGAAGACCGCCATGGACATGCGTAAGTCCATGCGCGACGTCGCCGAGGGCGTCATCTCCCACAAGAAGAAGTAG
- the polA gene encoding DNA polymerase I: MKKLLLIDGHSVAYRAFFALPVESFATRTGQHTNAVFGFTSMLINVLRDEQPTHVAVAFDVARESFRTEQYPEYKANRSKSPDEFKGQVALVKDVLDALRIPFVEMAGYEADDLIATLSTRAASEGFDTYIVSGDRDAMQLVNEHVTLLYPRRGVSDLARMTPAAVEEKYLVPPARYPEIAALVGETSDNLPGVPGVGPKTAAKWIAQFDGLDNIVARAEQIPGKAGESLRAHLDDVVRNRRLNALVCDLDIDLALPDTVRVDWDRERVHELFDALEFRVLRERLLELAASAEPVATESFAVEGARLEQGEVAAWLAAHAQQATAVHFVGTWGAGEGDLTALALAAADNSGAYVDTADLTPEDDKALAEWLADRSRPKLIHEAKGPTLACWSRGWDLDGVQLDTLLAAYLLRPDQRTYDLSDLVVRYLHRDLAVQQQTDDDAQLALDFGDEDDSAVESALLHARAVHDLAEVLSEQLAERNAAALMTGVELPLQRTLATMEKLGIAVDVDRLHTLRDEFDRAVQDAQQAAFDVLGHEVNLGSPTQLQGVLFDELGMPKTKRTKSGYTTNAEALEQLFEKTEHPFLGHLLAHRDRIRLRQTVDGLLATVRPDGRIHTSYMQAIAATGRLSSTDPNLQNIPIRTSVGRQIRAAFVPGDGYESLMSADYSQIEMRIMAHGSKDPGLIEAFESGRDFHGEMASLVFGVEPGGVTQEMRAKIKAMNYGLAYGLSAFGLSNQLKISVGEARDLMDDYFSRVGGVRQYLAAIVEEARRVGYTETMLGRRRYLPDLTTTNRQRREMAERAALNSPIQGSAADVIKVAMINVGRALDDAGLASRMLLQVHDELVLEIAPGERETVTELVAREMGGAAKLLVPLEVSIGVGDSWQSAAH; encoded by the coding sequence GTGAAGAAACTGCTGCTGATCGACGGACATTCCGTGGCCTATCGGGCGTTCTTCGCCCTGCCGGTGGAGAGTTTCGCCACCCGTACCGGCCAGCACACCAACGCGGTCTTCGGCTTCACGTCCATGCTGATCAACGTGCTGCGCGACGAGCAGCCCACGCACGTCGCCGTCGCCTTCGACGTGGCGCGTGAATCCTTCCGTACCGAGCAGTACCCGGAGTACAAGGCGAACCGCTCGAAGTCCCCAGACGAGTTCAAGGGCCAGGTGGCACTCGTCAAGGACGTGCTCGACGCGCTGCGGATCCCGTTCGTCGAGATGGCCGGCTACGAGGCCGATGACCTGATCGCGACGCTCTCCACCCGTGCCGCGAGTGAGGGCTTCGACACCTACATCGTCTCCGGCGACCGCGACGCCATGCAGCTCGTGAACGAGCACGTCACCCTGCTCTACCCCCGCCGGGGCGTCTCGGACCTGGCCCGCATGACGCCAGCCGCGGTGGAGGAGAAGTACCTGGTGCCGCCCGCCCGGTACCCCGAGATCGCCGCCCTGGTGGGGGAGACGAGCGACAACCTCCCGGGCGTGCCCGGCGTGGGCCCCAAGACCGCCGCGAAGTGGATCGCCCAGTTCGACGGGCTGGACAACATCGTCGCCCGCGCCGAGCAGATCCCCGGCAAGGCCGGCGAGTCGCTGCGCGCACACCTGGACGACGTGGTGCGCAACCGCCGCCTCAACGCGCTCGTCTGCGACCTCGACATCGACCTGGCGCTGCCGGACACCGTCCGCGTGGACTGGGACCGGGAGCGCGTACACGAACTGTTCGACGCCCTCGAGTTCAGGGTCCTCCGCGAGCGGCTGCTGGAGTTGGCCGCCTCCGCTGAGCCGGTGGCGACCGAGAGCTTCGCGGTGGAAGGCGCGCGCCTCGAGCAGGGCGAGGTGGCCGCCTGGCTCGCAGCGCACGCCCAGCAGGCAACCGCCGTCCACTTCGTCGGCACCTGGGGTGCCGGTGAGGGCGACCTGACCGCCCTGGCGCTGGCCGCGGCGGACAACTCGGGGGCGTACGTCGACACGGCGGACCTCACCCCGGAGGACGACAAGGCCCTCGCGGAGTGGCTGGCGGACCGCTCTCGGCCCAAACTGATCCACGAGGCCAAGGGCCCCACCCTGGCGTGCTGGAGCAGGGGCTGGGACCTGGACGGCGTGCAGCTCGACACGTTACTGGCCGCGTACCTGCTGCGCCCGGACCAGCGCACCTACGACCTCTCTGACCTGGTGGTGCGCTACCTGCACCGCGACCTCGCCGTGCAGCAGCAGACCGACGACGACGCGCAACTGGCGCTGGACTTCGGCGACGAGGACGACTCCGCCGTCGAATCCGCCCTGCTGCACGCGCGGGCCGTGCACGACCTGGCAGAGGTGCTGTCCGAGCAACTCGCCGAACGCAACGCGGCCGCCCTCATGACGGGGGTCGAACTGCCCCTGCAGCGGACGCTGGCCACCATGGAGAAGCTCGGCATCGCGGTCGACGTGGACCGGCTGCACACCCTGCGCGACGAGTTCGACCGCGCCGTGCAGGACGCCCAGCAGGCCGCTTTCGACGTGCTCGGGCACGAGGTCAACCTCGGTTCGCCCACGCAGCTGCAGGGGGTCCTGTTCGACGAACTGGGGATGCCGAAGACCAAGCGCACCAAATCCGGCTACACGACCAACGCCGAGGCCCTCGAACAGCTCTTCGAGAAGACGGAGCACCCGTTCCTCGGCCACCTGCTGGCCCACCGCGACCGGATCAGGTTGCGCCAGACCGTCGACGGGCTGCTGGCCACGGTGCGGCCGGACGGCCGCATCCACACCAGCTACATGCAGGCGATCGCGGCGACGGGGCGCCTCTCGTCGACAGACCCGAACCTGCAGAACATCCCCATCCGCACGTCGGTGGGTCGCCAGATCAGGGCCGCGTTCGTGCCTGGGGACGGGTACGAGTCGCTGATGTCGGCGGACTACTCGCAGATCGAGATGCGCATCATGGCGCACGGCAGCAAGGACCCGGGGCTGATCGAGGCCTTCGAGTCCGGCCGCGACTTCCACGGCGAGATGGCGTCCCTGGTGTTCGGCGTCGAACCTGGCGGCGTCACGCAGGAGATGCGGGCGAAGATCAAGGCGATGAACTACGGCTTGGCCTACGGGCTGAGCGCCTTCGGCCTGTCCAACCAGCTCAAGATCTCGGTCGGTGAGGCGCGCGACCTCATGGACGACTACTTCTCCCGCGTCGGTGGCGTGCGCCAGTACCTCGCCGCCATCGTCGAGGAGGCCCGACGCGTCGGGTACACCGAGACCATGCTGGGCCGTCGCCGTTACCTGCCGGACCTCACCACCACCAACAGGCAGCGCCGGGAGATGGCGGAGCGGGCAGCTCTCAATTCGCCCATCCAGGGGTCCGCCGCAGACGTGATCAAGGTCGCCATGATCAACGTCGGTCGCGCGCTGGACGACGCGGGACTCGCCAGCCGGATGCTGCTTCAGGTGCACGACGAACTGGTCCTTGAGATCGCCCCGGGCGAGCGAGAGACCGTCACCGAACTGGTGGCGCGCGAGATGGGCGGCGCCGCGAAGCTGCTGGTGCCGCTCGAGGTGTCGATCGGCGTGGGCGACAGCTGGCAGTCTGCCGCCCATTAG
- the coaE gene encoding dephospho-CoA kinase, whose protein sequence is MVRVGLTGGIASGKSFVADELQARGAVLIDSDLLAREVVQPGTPGLAAVVERFGEDILTPEGMLDRPRLGRLVFADDAARADLNAIVHPLVRARSAELEQKAPVDAVVVHVIPLLVETGQQDLFDEVVVVDVPVNTQVLRLMHRNNLSRDEACQRIMAQASRVERCAAATHVIDNDGDQASTVRQVEQLWEKLSNSAT, encoded by the coding sequence GTGGTAAGGGTTGGCCTGACAGGGGGTATCGCCTCCGGGAAGTCGTTCGTCGCGGACGAACTCCAAGCCCGCGGCGCGGTGCTCATCGATTCGGATCTGCTCGCACGGGAAGTGGTGCAGCCGGGCACCCCGGGTCTGGCAGCCGTCGTCGAGCGGTTCGGCGAAGACATCCTGACGCCGGAGGGGATGCTCGACCGGCCACGGCTCGGCCGGCTCGTCTTCGCCGACGACGCTGCGCGCGCGGACCTCAACGCCATCGTCCACCCGCTCGTGCGCGCCAGGAGCGCGGAACTGGAGCAGAAGGCGCCTGTGGACGCCGTCGTCGTCCACGTGATCCCGTTGCTGGTGGAGACCGGCCAGCAGGACCTGTTCGACGAGGTGGTCGTCGTGGACGTGCCGGTCAACACCCAGGTGCTGCGCCTCATGCACCGCAACAACCTGAGCCGCGACGAGGCCTGCCAGCGGATCATGGCACAGGCCTCCCGCGTGGAGCGGTGCGCGGCAGCCACCCATGTCATCGACAACGACGGTGACCAGGCGTCTACCGTCCGCCAGGTCGAGCAGTTGTGGGAGAAACTCAGCAACTCTGCGACCTGA
- a CDS encoding lmo0937 family membrane protein, with amino-acid sequence MARILWIVLVVVVILWLLGFLLKVGGAFIHILLVIALIVLIVNLVTGRRGV; translated from the coding sequence ATGGCACGCATCCTGTGGATCGTTCTCGTCGTGGTGGTCATTCTATGGCTGCTCGGCTTCCTCCTGAAGGTGGGCGGCGCCTTCATCCACATTCTGCTGGTGATCGCGCTCATCGTCCTGATCGTCAACCTCGTGACCGGGCGCCGCGGCGTCTGA
- a CDS encoding class F sortase: protein MSQNPEPQSRRSARLLVLLAAVVGVIALLVFALTRGGAPAAGPSAPASSSPAPASTTALPSPSPSPAPATTSLSPAGQAPPSGNPALAECTAVSDGFVPQRFTIESLGADERVIALNLDRDGNIAAPPFDQPRTAAWWSGGPKPGAAHGKAVLSIHTYNPSLPPALGNEMYEGGRSQLEPGDVIKLYGSDGQVQCYQYTEAVKVWVEDYDPDSDVMVDFEGAPQLAIVICWDYEASTKAWDSRILFYADPVVLAA from the coding sequence GTGTCGCAGAACCCTGAACCCCAGAGCCGGCGCTCCGCGCGCCTCCTGGTCCTGTTGGCCGCCGTTGTCGGGGTGATCGCGCTGCTGGTCTTCGCGCTCACCCGCGGCGGTGCACCCGCGGCCGGACCGTCGGCTCCAGCCAGTTCGTCCCCCGCCCCGGCCTCCACCACCGCGCTCCCGTCGCCGTCGCCGTCACCGGCTCCGGCGACGACCTCCCTGTCACCTGCCGGCCAGGCCCCGCCGTCGGGCAACCCGGCCCTCGCAGAGTGCACGGCGGTCTCGGACGGCTTCGTGCCGCAGCGGTTCACGATCGAGTCGTTGGGCGCCGACGAGCGGGTCATCGCGCTGAACCTGGACAGGGACGGCAACATCGCCGCTCCCCCGTTCGACCAGCCCCGTACCGCCGCCTGGTGGAGCGGCGGCCCCAAGCCCGGCGCGGCCCACGGCAAGGCCGTGCTGTCCATCCACACCTACAACCCCAGCCTGCCGCCCGCACTCGGCAACGAGATGTACGAAGGCGGCAGGTCCCAGTTGGAACCCGGCGACGTGATCAAGCTGTACGGCAGCGACGGCCAGGTGCAGTGCTACCAATACACGGAGGCGGTGAAGGTGTGGGTCGAGGACTATGACCCTGATTCCGACGTGATGGTCGACTTCGAGGGCGCGCCTCAGCTGGCCATCGTGATCTGCTGGGACTACGAGGCGAGCACCAAGGCGTGGGACTCCCGGATCCTGTTCTACGCGGACCCGGTGGTCCTCGCCGCCTGA
- the rpsA gene encoding 30S ribosomal protein S1 — MTSSTEASTVAVDDIGTREDFLAAVDATIISFNDGDIVSGTVVKVDRDEVLLDIGYKTEGVIPSKELSIKHDVDPFDVVQVGDVIEALVQTKEDKEGRLILSKKRAQYERAWGTIEKIKEEDGVVTGSVIEVVKGGLIVDIGLRGFLPASLVEMRRVRDLQPYVGMELEAKIIELDKNRNNVVLSRRAYLEQTQSEVRQTFLTQLQKGQIRKGVVSSIVNFGAFVDLGGVDGLVHVSELSWKHIDHPNEVVEVGMAVTVEVLEVDMDRERVSLSLKATQEDPWQTFARLHQIGQIVPGKVTKLVPFGAFVRVGEGIEGLVHVSELAERHVEIPEQVVAVGDDRMVKVIDIDLERRRVSLSLKQANEGIDVAAIDFDPALYGMQASYDEQGNYIYPEGFDPETNDWKEGFDEQRAAWEAQYAQAHALWEAHKAQVESAETAERDATVEAAAGYTSTDVETDGAGSLASDESLQALRDKLAGN, encoded by the coding sequence ATGACCTCCTCCACTGAGGCCTCGACTGTCGCAGTCGATGACATTGGCACCCGCGAAGATTTCCTCGCTGCGGTTGACGCCACCATCATTTCTTTCAACGACGGGGACATCGTCTCCGGCACCGTCGTCAAGGTTGACCGGGACGAGGTCCTGCTCGACATCGGTTACAAGACCGAAGGCGTCATCCCCTCGAAGGAGCTCTCCATCAAGCACGACGTCGATCCTTTCGACGTCGTCCAGGTGGGTGATGTGATCGAGGCCCTCGTCCAGACCAAGGAGGACAAGGAAGGCCGCCTCATCCTGTCCAAGAAGCGCGCACAGTACGAGCGCGCCTGGGGCACGATCGAGAAGATCAAGGAAGAGGACGGCGTTGTCACCGGTTCCGTCATCGAGGTTGTCAAGGGCGGCCTGATCGTCGACATCGGCCTGCGCGGCTTCCTGCCTGCGTCGCTGGTCGAGATGCGTCGCGTCCGCGACCTCCAGCCCTACGTGGGCATGGAGCTCGAGGCCAAGATCATCGAACTCGACAAGAACCGCAACAACGTGGTCCTGTCGCGTCGCGCCTACCTCGAGCAGACCCAGTCGGAGGTCCGCCAGACCTTCCTCACGCAGCTCCAGAAGGGCCAGATCCGCAAGGGTGTCGTGTCCTCCATCGTCAACTTCGGCGCGTTCGTCGATCTCGGCGGCGTGGACGGCCTCGTGCACGTCTCGGAGCTCAGCTGGAAGCACATCGACCACCCGAACGAGGTTGTCGAGGTCGGCATGGCCGTCACCGTCGAGGTGCTCGAGGTGGACATGGACCGCGAGCGCGTCTCCCTGTCGCTCAAGGCCACCCAGGAAGACCCGTGGCAGACCTTCGCGCGTCTGCACCAGATCGGTCAGATCGTGCCCGGCAAGGTCACCAAGCTGGTTCCGTTCGGTGCGTTCGTCCGCGTCGGTGAGGGCATCGAGGGCCTGGTCCACGTGTCCGAGCTCGCTGAGCGTCACGTCGAGATCCCGGAGCAGGTTGTCGCCGTCGGTGACGACCGCATGGTCAAGGTCATCGACATCGACCTCGAGCGTCGCCGCGTCTCGCTGTCGCTGAAGCAGGCCAACGAGGGCATCGACGTCGCCGCAATCGACTTCGACCCGGCCCTCTACGGCATGCAGGCGTCCTACGACGAGCAGGGCAACTACATCTACCCCGAGGGCTTCGACCCCGAGACGAACGACTGGAAGGAAGGCTTCGACGAGCAGCGCGCTGCTTGGGAGGCCCAGTACGCCCAGGCGCACGCTCTGTGGGAGGCCCACAAGGCTCAGGTGGAGTCCGCCGAGACTGCCGAACGCGATGCCACCGTCGAGGCGGCCGCCGGTTACACCTCGACGGACGTCGAGACGGACGGGGCCGGCTCGCTGGCTTCCGACGAGTCGCTGCAGGCTCTGCGCGACAAGCTCGCCGGTAACTGA